A window of Gemmatimonadota bacterium contains these coding sequences:
- a CDS encoding GMC oxidoreductase: MFDVAVYGSGFAGFALATRLVERGKSVLVVERGPRNDLRTSAELARIRFPWEPVESGGFDFGVEALEAFANVPRFQGVGGTSMLWSGKWRTLDSVDFARRMGERGWPFDRASLEPHDEAVARRFGFSLEEEPEFEGLRHRVLSAGLRLVRIALPKSPVRLAGKWLALEETAALRLQTDAREIEFAMKSGRILSARCRGAEGHPWFEIEANTHVVAAGGIASTALVAHLVAQAGTGNRPFMGGYMDHPKGEVGQMRPRHHLDDLELLLQADESQRLYAVTLPEEEIIAEGMGNHTIFLWSQRSGASGARRPSRSRRVQMVINAEQFPEPWNGVSCPDGNTVRWRISGETRRDVDRFLSLILPRLEAYFGPVTRARWIPLRGASHPAGCTPYSTSPAPGELHPDGRIEGIDNAFCASSSGFPFAGSANPTLTVAALADRLASRLSSP; this comes from the coding sequence ATGTTCGACGTTGCGGTCTACGGGTCCGGATTCGCCGGATTCGCCCTTGCCACCCGGCTTGTGGAGCGTGGCAAGTCGGTCCTCGTCGTGGAGCGAGGTCCTCGCAACGACCTCCGAACTTCGGCAGAGCTCGCGAGAATCCGTTTCCCCTGGGAGCCCGTCGAGTCGGGTGGATTCGACTTCGGAGTCGAGGCACTGGAAGCCTTCGCGAACGTGCCGCGTTTCCAGGGGGTCGGAGGAACCTCCATGCTTTGGTCGGGCAAGTGGCGCACGCTCGATTCTGTTGACTTCGCACGGAGAATGGGCGAACGCGGCTGGCCTTTCGATCGGGCCTCCCTGGAGCCCCACGACGAGGCAGTGGCCCGCAGGTTCGGATTTTCCCTCGAAGAAGAACCCGAGTTCGAGGGCCTGCGGCACCGGGTCCTGTCGGCCGGGCTGCGGCTCGTGCGGATCGCACTTCCGAAGAGTCCAGTTCGCCTTGCAGGCAAGTGGTTGGCCCTCGAGGAGACCGCGGCGCTCCGCCTTCAAACCGACGCCCGAGAGATTGAGTTCGCGATGAAGTCCGGTCGAATCCTCTCGGCGAGGTGCCGGGGGGCAGAAGGACACCCATGGTTCGAAATCGAGGCCAACACCCACGTCGTGGCGGCGGGAGGGATCGCATCGACGGCACTGGTCGCCCACCTCGTCGCCCAAGCGGGCACGGGCAACAGGCCCTTCATGGGAGGATACATGGACCACCCCAAGGGGGAGGTCGGGCAGATGAGGCCCCGTCATCACCTGGACGATCTGGAGCTACTCTTGCAAGCCGACGAGTCCCAGAGGCTCTACGCCGTCACCCTCCCCGAGGAGGAGATCATCGCCGAGGGAATGGGGAATCACACGATCTTCCTTTGGAGCCAACGGTCAGGGGCATCCGGCGCGCGCCGGCCATCCCGGAGCCGCCGGGTGCAGATGGTCATCAATGCGGAGCAGTTCCCGGAACCATGGAATGGCGTCAGCTGCCCCGATGGGAACACGGTGAGGTGGAGAATCTCGGGCGAGACCCGGCGCGATGTGGACCGATTCCTATCGCTCATACTCCCCCGCCTCGAGGCCTACTTCGGGCCCGTCACCCGTGCGAGGTGGATCCCGCTCCGCGGGGCCAGCCACCCGGCTGGTTGCACCCCATACTCCACCTCTCCTGCCCCCGGCGAACTGCACCCGGATGGACGGATCGAGGGGATCGACAATGCCTTCTGCGCCTCGTCTTCCGGGTTTCCTTTCGCCGGCTCGGCGAACCCCACTCTGACGGTCGCCGCACTCGCTGATCGACTGGCCTCGCGCCTCTCCTCCCCTTGA
- the purD gene encoding phosphoribosylamine--glycine ligase: MKILVVGNGGREHALLWKLSRDEPSSELFATRPNPGMAKLARAVDLAPADIEGLASWAEGNGIGLTVVGPEVPLANGVVDVFRKRSLPVFGPSAAAARIESSKAFAKELMARASVPTAEYRTFTRWTEAEPYVRKTGGPLVVKASGLAAGKGALVCHSTDDALDAAREMLEEKAFGEAGSEIVVEEYMEGEELSVFGITDGRHVTLLLPSQDHKRIGEGDTGPNTGGMGAYAPVPLIGPEVLAQIEESIFHPVLDALERGAMPFRGLLYAGLMRTATGPRVIEFNCRFGDPETQAVLPLMQSSLLDLMVAVARGGSIAGATSEWKEGAALNTVLASGGYPGQYQKGKEISIPEDLEVSEGTLLFHAGTAEDNGRLLTAGGRVFSVVGVGGDLQEARTRSLEGAERISFEGKTFRRDIGWRAFSSGAGA, encoded by the coding sequence ATGAAGATCCTGGTAGTCGGCAACGGAGGGCGGGAGCACGCCCTCCTCTGGAAGCTCTCGCGTGATGAGCCTTCGTCCGAGCTTTTCGCCACACGCCCGAATCCGGGAATGGCGAAGCTCGCGCGAGCGGTGGATCTCGCTCCAGCCGACATCGAGGGCCTCGCCTCATGGGCTGAAGGAAACGGAATCGGCCTCACCGTCGTGGGCCCCGAGGTTCCCCTCGCGAACGGCGTCGTAGATGTCTTCCGGAAACGATCGCTTCCGGTCTTCGGGCCCTCCGCCGCCGCCGCGCGCATCGAGTCCTCCAAGGCCTTTGCCAAGGAGCTCATGGCTCGGGCCAGCGTTCCGACCGCGGAGTATCGGACATTTACTCGGTGGACCGAGGCGGAGCCCTACGTTCGGAAGACTGGGGGACCGCTGGTAGTGAAAGCTTCGGGGCTCGCGGCCGGCAAGGGAGCCTTGGTCTGCCACTCCACGGACGATGCGTTGGACGCGGCCCGCGAGATGCTCGAAGAGAAGGCCTTCGGCGAGGCGGGGTCCGAGATCGTCGTCGAGGAATACATGGAAGGGGAAGAGCTCTCCGTTTTCGGGATCACGGACGGCCGGCACGTCACCCTCCTCCTCCCTTCACAGGATCACAAGCGGATCGGTGAAGGGGACACCGGCCCGAACACCGGTGGGATGGGTGCCTATGCACCGGTTCCTCTCATCGGACCCGAAGTCCTTGCCCAGATCGAAGAATCCATCTTTCACCCGGTCCTCGATGCGCTCGAGCGAGGGGCCATGCCCTTCCGTGGCCTGCTTTATGCTGGGCTCATGCGCACCGCCACGGGGCCTCGCGTCATCGAGTTCAACTGCCGTTTCGGCGATCCCGAGACACAGGCAGTCCTCCCTCTCATGCAGAGCTCCCTTCTCGACCTGATGGTCGCGGTCGCACGCGGCGGAAGCATTGCCGGCGCCACCTCCGAGTGGAAGGAGGGCGCCGCCCTGAACACGGTGCTTGCGTCCGGCGGCTATCCCGGACAGTACCAGAAGGGAAAGGAGATCTCTATCCCTGAGGATCTGGAGGTGTCGGAGGGTACCCTCCTCTTCCACGCGGGAACAGCGGAGGACAACGGGCGCCTTCTCACGGCCGGCGGGCGGGTATTCTCGGTCGTGGGCGTCGGCGGGGACCTCCAGGAGGCCCGAACCCGCAGCCTCGAAGGTGCCGAGCGGATCAGCTTCGAGGGGAAGACCTTTCGGCGAGACATCGGCTGGAGGGCCTTTTCTTCGGGCGCAGGCGCTTAG
- the mutM gene encoding bifunctional DNA-formamidopyrimidine glycosylase/DNA-(apurinic or apyrimidinic site) lyase yields the protein MPELPEAETIARGLRAPLRDRIVSRIRVVHPDLLEDSPGRFRRELEGRTLGPIGRRGKNLVIGARRGTDDLHRVVVNLGMSGQLLHREKDSSAPPPSHPGVWFHLDDGCQLVYHDPRRFGRVRLLDGEHYHRWSRSLGPEPLGAAFTPARLHKDLARSAAPLRSWLLDQRKVAGVGNIYANEALFLARLHPETRGLDVPGRRVAVLHSAIQDVLRDAIRARGTTLRDYRTAEGWKGSYAARLRVYGREGLPCHDCGSVIVRSVFGGRSAFHCPRCQRLPGGTPERSGNGTPPGNRVPLPSRWGCR from the coding sequence ATGCCCGAACTCCCGGAAGCGGAAACCATCGCGCGCGGGCTGCGGGCCCCTCTCCGCGACCGGATCGTGTCGCGCATCAGAGTCGTGCATCCGGACCTTCTCGAGGACTCGCCGGGTCGCTTCCGCAGGGAACTGGAGGGACGAACGCTCGGCCCGATCGGCCGCCGCGGAAAGAACCTCGTGATCGGGGCTCGCAGGGGAACGGACGACCTTCACCGCGTGGTCGTGAACCTGGGGATGTCGGGGCAGCTCCTCCATCGGGAGAAGGACTCGTCGGCGCCGCCGCCGAGCCACCCAGGGGTGTGGTTCCACTTGGACGACGGATGCCAGCTGGTCTATCACGACCCGCGCCGATTCGGCCGCGTTCGCCTCCTCGACGGAGAGCACTATCATCGGTGGTCGCGGTCGCTCGGACCCGAGCCGCTCGGCGCCGCCTTTACTCCCGCACGCCTTCACAAGGATCTCGCTCGGTCCGCCGCGCCCCTTCGCTCCTGGCTTCTCGACCAAAGAAAGGTCGCCGGAGTCGGAAACATCTACGCGAATGAAGCGCTCTTTCTGGCGCGGCTCCATCCAGAAACCCGCGGACTTGACGTACCTGGACGCCGTGTGGCGGTCCTTCATTCCGCGATCCAGGACGTCCTGCGCGACGCGATTCGGGCGAGGGGGACGACCCTCCGCGACTACCGCACGGCCGAGGGATGGAAAGGGAGCTACGCGGCGCGACTTCGGGTATACGGCCGCGAAGGTCTTCCCTGTCACGACTGCGGAAGTGTGATCGTTCGCTCGGTGTTCGGCGGGCGCTCGGCCTTCCACTGTCCTCGTTGTCAGCGGCTCCCGGGAGGCACACCCGAAAGAAGCGGAAATGGCACGCCACCCGGGAACCGCGTGCCGCTGCCTAGTCGATGGGGATGTCGGTGA
- a CDS encoding NAD(P)/FAD-dependent oxidoreductase, giving the protein MTDVIIIGGGPAGAFIGSYLSMAGIDNLIIDKQMHPRAHVGESMVTATTRVFKEIGFLETMEREKFPRKYGASWHPTTTKGEYAIWFKEFPQPGIDQDYTYHVDRSRFDLLLLRHASELGSRVLQGAQVKGVQFEDGFASGVTVSIEGEEVTLPAKIVVDASGRSTVLGSQLRLKKNDPIFDQFALHAWYEDVSRGSGPTADFIHIYFLPVERGWAWQIPITDTVTSMGVVTEKSVFKKSRGRSEEHFEEMVASNPDLQEAMAVARRINDLKAEGDYSYSMSSFAGNGWLLVGDAARFVDPIFSSGVSVAAYSAKFASEAIAAALEKGDLSASAFLEYETKLRAGVEVWYEFIRLYYKLLHLFTWFIDKKEYRLQVLQLLQGDVYDRGNAKALDAMREVIEKVESTPGHLWQQYLTDIPID; this is encoded by the coding sequence ATGACCGACGTAATCATCATTGGTGGTGGGCCGGCTGGAGCCTTCATCGGCTCGTACCTGTCCATGGCCGGCATCGACAACTTGATCATCGACAAACAGATGCATCCTCGGGCCCACGTTGGCGAATCGATGGTCACCGCCACCACGAGGGTGTTCAAGGAGATCGGGTTCCTCGAGACGATGGAGCGGGAGAAGTTTCCCAGGAAATACGGGGCGTCATGGCATCCGACGACTACGAAAGGCGAATACGCCATTTGGTTCAAGGAGTTTCCTCAACCAGGGATCGATCAGGACTACACCTACCATGTCGATCGCAGCAGGTTCGACCTGCTCCTCCTGCGCCACGCCAGCGAACTAGGGTCGAGGGTCCTTCAAGGCGCGCAGGTCAAGGGAGTGCAGTTCGAAGACGGATTTGCATCGGGGGTCACTGTCTCCATCGAAGGGGAGGAGGTGACGCTCCCCGCCAAGATCGTCGTCGACGCCAGCGGGCGGAGCACTGTCCTGGGAAGCCAGCTGCGGCTGAAGAAGAACGACCCCATCTTCGATCAGTTCGCCCTGCACGCATGGTACGAGGACGTGAGTCGGGGTAGCGGTCCCACGGCCGATTTCATCCACATATACTTCCTTCCTGTCGAGCGAGGGTGGGCCTGGCAGATCCCGATCACCGACACCGTCACCTCGATGGGTGTGGTGACTGAGAAGTCGGTCTTCAAGAAATCTCGGGGCCGTTCCGAGGAACATTTCGAGGAGATGGTCGCCAGCAACCCCGATCTCCAAGAGGCCATGGCCGTGGCCCGCAGGATCAACGACCTCAAGGCTGAGGGCGACTACAGCTACTCGATGTCGTCATTCGCCGGCAACGGCTGGCTCCTAGTCGGGGACGCGGCGCGCTTCGTCGACCCCATCTTCTCCTCGGGTGTCAGCGTCGCCGCCTACAGCGCCAAGTTCGCGTCAGAGGCGATAGCGGCAGCGCTGGAGAAGGGCGACCTGAGTGCCTCGGCATTCCTCGAATACGAAACCAAGCTGCGGGCCGGAGTCGAGGTATGGTATGAGTTCATCCGTCTCTACTACAAGCTCCTCCACCTGTTCACCTGGTTCATCGACAAGAAGGAGTATCGACTTCAGGTCCTGCAACTGCTCCAGGGCGACGTGTACGACCGAGGCAACGCGAAGGCGCTCGACGCCATGCGAGAGGTGATCGAGAAGGTGGAAAGCACTCCAGGGCACCTCTGGCAGCAATATCTCACCGACATCCCCATCGACTAG
- a CDS encoding NAD(P)/FAD-dependent oxidoreductase, with the protein MDFDFDVAIVGGGPAGSTTATYLAQAGIDCVVLERETFPRPHVGESLVPSTTRILREIGFLEQMEANGFPRKYGAAWTTPHGLRAYDHDWEGIAPSDQVDVRFDEVTQEGVGQSYTYHVDRGKFDHLLLQHAANAGAEVGEGEAVTAIEFLDEGVRVRSNTGRGPKQVTARMVVDASGRRTLLGNQLRLRVQDPVFDQYALHTWFEGYDRGGGEKADYIWIHFLPVSNSWIWQIPITDAITSFGVVTQKRNFKAAKDSLDEFFWKCVEQRPDLHEKLRASHQLRPFKPEGDYSYAMKRIAGDRFVLVGDAARFVDPIFSSGVSIALNSARMASRDIQRAFHEGNFSEGAFETFSETMRNGCKHWYEFIRLYYRLNVLFTYFVSHPTYRLDVLRLLQGDVFGREEPPVLAKMREIAAEVEQNERHVWHDLLGDLTSHAFEPQF; encoded by the coding sequence TTGGACTTCGATTTCGACGTAGCCATCGTCGGCGGCGGCCCTGCCGGCTCCACGACCGCGACCTACCTCGCACAGGCCGGAATCGATTGTGTCGTCCTCGAACGCGAGACCTTCCCCAGACCGCATGTCGGCGAGTCCTTGGTTCCTTCCACGACTAGAATCCTTCGGGAGATTGGATTCCTCGAGCAGATGGAGGCCAATGGCTTTCCGCGAAAATACGGTGCCGCGTGGACCACACCGCACGGACTGCGCGCATACGACCACGATTGGGAAGGCATCGCGCCATCGGACCAGGTGGATGTCCGATTCGATGAGGTTACACAGGAGGGCGTCGGCCAAAGCTATACTTACCATGTGGATCGAGGAAAATTCGACCACCTCTTACTTCAGCATGCCGCCAACGCAGGAGCCGAAGTGGGCGAAGGGGAGGCGGTTACGGCAATCGAATTTCTCGATGAGGGCGTCCGCGTTCGCTCGAATACTGGTCGTGGCCCGAAGCAGGTGACCGCCCGGATGGTGGTTGACGCCTCGGGCCGCCGCACCCTCTTGGGGAACCAGCTTCGGCTTCGAGTGCAGGATCCCGTATTTGACCAATACGCCCTCCACACCTGGTTCGAAGGGTACGATCGGGGAGGCGGCGAGAAAGCGGACTACATCTGGATCCACTTCCTCCCCGTCAGTAATTCGTGGATCTGGCAGATTCCGATCACCGACGCGATCACGAGCTTTGGTGTCGTCACTCAAAAGAGAAACTTCAAAGCGGCCAAAGACTCTCTCGACGAATTCTTCTGGAAATGTGTCGAGCAGCGTCCGGATCTACATGAGAAGCTTCGCGCATCTCACCAGCTCCGTCCCTTCAAGCCCGAAGGAGACTACAGCTATGCGATGAAGCGGATTGCCGGCGATCGCTTCGTGTTGGTCGGGGACGCGGCGCGGTTCGTCGATCCAATCTTTTCGAGCGGCGTAAGCATCGCCCTGAACAGCGCGCGAATGGCCAGCAGGGATATCCAGCGTGCCTTCCACGAGGGGAACTTCTCGGAAGGCGCATTCGAGACCTTCTCCGAAACCATGCGGAACGGCTGCAAGCACTGGTACGAGTTCATTCGGCTTTATTATCGGCTCAACGTCCTCTTCACCTACTTCGTCAGCCATCCAACTTACCGACTGGATGTACTCAGGCTCCTACAGGGCGATGTCTTTGGGCGGGAGGAACCACCGGTTCTGGCGAAGATGCGGGAGATCGCCGCGGAGGTAGAGCAGAACGAGCGG